A genomic region of Bradyrhizobium sp. ORS 278 contains the following coding sequences:
- a CDS encoding LPS-assembly protein LptD, whose translation MTKPARVTDRCFARSRTASTDSRRVRALRRSPAALAVCVVLAAGAVLPATAYAQSFTYNPLPPKPPPPRVANDNQMLVQATTVEYDANNSRVAAVGNVQLFYNGSSVEADRVIYDQKTKRLHAEGNIRMTDADGKITYADSLDLSDDYRDGFVDSLRVETEDQTRMAATRADRSKGNTTVFENGVYTACAPCRDDPKKPPLWQVKGARIIHDQTEKMLYFENAQLEMFGVPLAYIPYFSTPDPTVKRKSGFLMPGFSQNNAYGIGVDIPYYWAIDGSYDATFTPRLTSRQGVLVQTEFRQRLDNGSYQVRFYGIDQLDRNAFAGQPGDRQLRGGIDSRGQLALSDKWTFGWDGVLLSDYTFLSDYRLVQYRDPFNAFMTLPTEAISQLYLTGVGSRSVFDIRAMHYLSFSGNQQTVPIVYPVLDYSNVLNSPVLGGEFSTKTNFVNLTREQAVFDPVTTTANTNGLCTTASADPLARLPSQCLLRAAPGTYTRLTAQAEWRKSFTDPMGEIWTPFAILRADAINANVTAQPGVGNFLPTGDTQALRVTPTVGLDYRYPFINVQSWGTTTVEPIAQLIVRPNETSAGRLPNEDAQSLVFDASNLFSVDKFSGYDRVAGGGRANIGAQATTQFDRGGTVNLLFGQSTQLFGLNSYAVQDANNTGIGSGLDKTMSDYVTRVDYSPNRTYTLSMRSRLDEQSLNVQRFEAEGKVNFDRWSAALTYGNYAAQPAIGNLDRREGLLGNGSVKVAQNWVVSGGARWDLVANKMNQYLVGAGYVDDCFTLAASYVTSTSYAIAGATPQTNQTVMLTLGLRTIGNVSLPVPVN comes from the coding sequence GGGCCCTCAGGAGGAGCCCCGCTGCGCTCGCCGTGTGCGTTGTGCTGGCCGCCGGGGCGGTCCTGCCGGCGACCGCGTACGCCCAGAGCTTCACCTACAATCCGCTCCCGCCGAAGCCGCCGCCACCGCGCGTCGCCAACGACAACCAGATGCTGGTGCAGGCGACCACCGTCGAATACGACGCCAACAATTCGCGCGTCGCGGCGGTCGGCAACGTGCAGCTGTTCTACAACGGCTCCTCGGTCGAGGCCGACCGGGTGATCTACGACCAGAAGACCAAGCGCCTACATGCGGAAGGCAACATCCGCATGACCGACGCCGACGGCAAGATCACCTACGCCGACAGCCTCGATCTCTCCGACGACTACCGCGATGGCTTCGTCGATTCCTTGCGCGTCGAGACCGAGGACCAGACGCGAATGGCCGCGACCCGCGCCGACCGCAGCAAGGGCAACACCACGGTCTTCGAGAACGGCGTCTACACCGCCTGCGCGCCGTGCCGGGACGATCCGAAAAAGCCGCCGCTGTGGCAGGTGAAGGGGGCGCGGATCATCCACGACCAGACCGAGAAGATGCTGTATTTCGAGAACGCCCAGCTCGAAATGTTCGGCGTCCCGCTCGCCTACATCCCGTATTTCTCGACGCCCGATCCGACGGTCAAGCGCAAGAGCGGCTTCCTGATGCCGGGCTTCTCGCAGAACAACGCCTATGGCATCGGCGTCGACATCCCCTATTACTGGGCGATCGACGGGAGCTACGACGCGACCTTCACGCCGCGCCTCACCTCCAGGCAGGGCGTGCTGGTTCAGACCGAATTCCGCCAGCGGCTCGACAATGGCAGCTATCAGGTGCGCTTCTACGGCATCGATCAGCTCGATCGCAACGCCTTCGCCGGACAGCCGGGCGATCGCCAGCTGCGCGGCGGCATCGACAGCAGGGGCCAGCTCGCGCTGTCGGACAAATGGACGTTCGGCTGGGACGGCGTCCTGCTGTCCGACTACACGTTCCTGTCGGACTATCGGCTCGTGCAGTACCGCGATCCGTTCAACGCCTTCATGACTCTGCCGACGGAAGCGATCTCGCAGCTGTATCTGACCGGCGTCGGCAGCCGCAGCGTCTTCGACATCAGGGCGATGCACTATCTGAGCTTCTCGGGCAACCAGCAGACAGTTCCGATCGTCTATCCGGTGCTGGACTATTCAAACGTGCTGAACTCTCCCGTGCTCGGCGGCGAGTTCAGCACCAAGACCAACTTCGTCAATCTCACCCGCGAGCAGGCGGTGTTCGATCCGGTCACCACCACGGCCAACACCAACGGCCTGTGCACGACGGCCTCGGCGGATCCGCTGGCGCGGCTGCCATCGCAGTGCCTGCTGCGCGCGGCGCCCGGCACCTATACGCGGCTGACCGCGCAGGCGGAGTGGCGGAAGTCGTTCACCGATCCGATGGGCGAGATCTGGACGCCGTTCGCGATCCTGCGCGCCGACGCGATCAATGCCAACGTAACCGCGCAGCCTGGCGTCGGCAACTTCCTGCCGACCGGCGATACCCAGGCGTTGCGGGTGACGCCGACGGTCGGCCTGGACTATCGCTACCCGTTCATCAACGTGCAGTCATGGGGCACCACCACGGTCGAGCCGATCGCGCAGCTCATCGTCCGGCCGAACGAGACCTCGGCCGGCCGACTGCCGAACGAGGACGCGCAGAGCCTCGTGTTCGACGCCAGCAATCTGTTCAGCGTCGACAAGTTCTCCGGCTACGACCGCGTCGCGGGCGGCGGCCGCGCCAATATTGGCGCGCAGGCGACAACGCAGTTCGATCGCGGCGGCACCGTCAATCTGCTGTTCGGCCAGTCGACCCAGCTGTTCGGGCTGAACTCCTACGCCGTCCAGGACGCCAACAACACCGGTATCGGTTCCGGTCTCGACAAGACCATGTCCGACTACGTGACGCGGGTGGACTATTCGCCGAACCGGACCTACACACTCAGCATGCGCAGCCGGCTCGACGAACAGAGCCTCAACGTCCAGCGCTTCGAGGCCGAGGGCAAAGTCAATTTCGACCGCTGGTCCGCGGCGCTGACCTACGGCAACTACGCGGCCCAGCCGGCGATCGGCAATCTCGACCGGCGCGAGGGCCTGCTCGGCAACGGCTCGGTCAAGGTGGCGCAGAACTGGGTCGTCTCCGGCGGCGCGCGCTGGGATCTGGTGGCCAACAAGATGAACCAATATCTCGTCGGCGCCGGCTATGTCGACGACTGCTTCACCTTGGCCGCGAGCTATGTCACCTCGACGAGTTACGCCATCGCCGGCGCGACGCCGCAGACCAATCAGACAGTCATGCTGACCTTGGGGCTGCGGACCATCGGCAATGTGTCATTGCCGGTACCGGTCAATTAG
- a CDS encoding cytochrome P450, protein MSTAPHFDIDPVTFWADPYPALARMRKEAPIAFVPQLGSTLLCRRDDIFVSEKQIEVFSSHQPQGLMNRLMGHNMMRKDGEAHLAERQAIAPAVSPRAVRVHWLAQFQAHADRLIDALDPAAEVDLVRDFALPFSAECLKLITGLTNMRFQDMNAWSQAMIDGIANYTGDPAVEARCNAATAGIDAAIDDMLPVLETAPNQSLLGVMLAAQMPMESIRANIKLAISGGQNEPRDAIAGTVWALLTHPEQLALANTGAVRWLQVFEEYARWISPIGMSPRRIAKPWTIRDIAFAPEERVFLMFGSANRDEAHFIDPDRFDIRRDVSKSIAFGAGPHFCAGAWASRAMIADVALPTLFARLQNLRLRDAEPVRIGGWAFRGLLNLPVTWDATRR, encoded by the coding sequence GTGAGCACCGCACCCCATTTCGACATCGATCCCGTCACGTTCTGGGCCGATCCCTATCCGGCGCTGGCGCGGATGCGCAAGGAGGCGCCGATCGCGTTCGTGCCGCAGCTCGGCAGCACCTTGCTGTGCCGGCGCGACGACATCTTCGTGTCGGAGAAGCAGATCGAGGTGTTCAGCTCGCACCAGCCGCAGGGGCTGATGAACCGGCTGATGGGCCACAACATGATGCGCAAGGACGGCGAAGCGCATCTGGCCGAGCGCCAGGCGATCGCGCCGGCGGTGTCGCCGCGCGCGGTCCGCGTGCACTGGCTGGCGCAGTTCCAGGCCCATGCCGACCGGCTGATCGACGCGCTCGACCCCGCCGCCGAGGTCGATCTCGTCAGAGATTTCGCGCTGCCGTTCTCGGCCGAGTGCCTGAAGCTGATCACCGGCCTCACCAACATGCGCTTCCAGGACATGAATGCGTGGTCGCAGGCGATGATCGACGGCATTGCCAACTACACCGGCGATCCCGCGGTCGAGGCGCGCTGCAATGCCGCCACGGCAGGCATCGATGCCGCGATCGACGACATGCTGCCGGTGCTCGAGACGGCGCCCAACCAGAGCCTGCTCGGCGTGATGCTCGCCGCGCAAATGCCGATGGAGAGCATCCGCGCCAACATCAAGCTCGCGATCTCGGGCGGGCAGAACGAGCCGCGCGATGCGATCGCCGGCACGGTATGGGCCTTGCTGACGCATCCCGAGCAGCTCGCGCTCGCCAACACGGGAGCGGTGCGCTGGCTGCAGGTGTTCGAGGAATATGCCCGCTGGATCTCGCCGATCGGCATGTCGCCGCGGCGCATCGCCAAACCCTGGACGATCCGCGACATTGCCTTCGCACCGGAGGAGCGGGTGTTCCTGATGTTCGGCTCGGCCAACCGCGACGAGGCGCACTTCATCGATCCGGACCGCTTCGACATCCGCCGCGACGTTTCCAAGAGCATCGCGTTCGGCGCCGGCCCGCATTTCTGCGCCGGCGCCTGGGCCTCGCGCGCGATGATCGCCGACGTCGCCTTGCCGACATTGTTCGCGCGGCTGCAGAACCTGCGGCTGCGTGACGCCGAGCCGGTGCGCATCGGCGGTTGGGCGTTTCGCGGCCTGCTCAACCTGCCGGTGACGTGGGATGCGACACGGCGCTGA
- a CDS encoding helix-turn-helix transcriptional regulator has translation MEAISSGVDATGAVGALVLAIGQPSFPAVLIDTLRAVADVGHCMVFSFADQRSARCLLSTGNIAIGPDLGTAYSEHFHTADPNREVIFRERGAQRHILLPHFARRMYPRGYRKLFFEDSEIVDKAATAIWVGDHCTYVNFYRTAAQGGFTREQRQRITAAAPIVAAIVARHCQADATMQNPADKLARLFAEGGPLSVLTAREKDVCRRILEGFTSEAIAGDLGIALNSVFTYRKRAYEKLGIASQNELFAIALRLMTAQKPLN, from the coding sequence ATGGAGGCCATCAGCTCCGGCGTCGATGCGACCGGCGCCGTCGGAGCGCTGGTGCTTGCGATCGGCCAGCCGTCCTTCCCAGCCGTCCTGATCGACACCTTGCGCGCCGTCGCCGATGTCGGCCATTGCATGGTGTTCTCCTTCGCCGACCAGCGCTCGGCGCGCTGCCTGCTTAGCACCGGCAACATCGCGATCGGGCCCGATCTCGGCACCGCCTATTCGGAGCATTTCCACACCGCCGATCCCAACCGCGAGGTGATCTTCCGCGAGCGCGGGGCGCAGCGTCACATCCTGCTGCCGCACTTCGCGCGCCGGATGTATCCCAGGGGCTATCGCAAGCTGTTCTTCGAGGACTCCGAGATCGTCGACAAGGCGGCCACCGCGATCTGGGTCGGCGACCACTGCACCTATGTGAACTTCTATCGGACGGCCGCGCAGGGCGGCTTCACAAGGGAGCAGCGGCAGCGCATCACGGCGGCCGCGCCAATCGTCGCCGCCATCGTCGCGCGGCATTGCCAGGCCGATGCGACCATGCAAAATCCTGCCGACAAGTTGGCGCGGCTGTTCGCGGAAGGCGGGCCGCTGTCGGTGCTGACCGCGCGCGAGAAGGACGTCTGCCGCCGCATCCTCGAAGGCTTCACCTCAGAGGCGATCGCCGGCGATCTCGGCATAGCGCTCAACTCCGTCTTCACCTATCGCAAGCGGGCGTATGAAAAGCTCGGCATCGCGTCGCAGAACGAGCTGTTCGCGATCGCGCTACGGCTGATGACGGCTCAGAAGCCCCTGAACTGA
- a CDS encoding ABC transporter substrate-binding protein yields the protein MRAALTVLGLGLTMALGTPAQADIKVGIVVSATGPGSALGQPQIKAVAALPKEIGGEKIVYIALDDESDSVKGLQNARRLVIQDGVDVIIGSSLTPVTMPMLDVALESRTPLLSLAASTAIVQPMDDKRKWAFKVVPNDDLMAAAMLKYIARSGVKTLGFIGVSDGYGEGYYQEVTKLAPKLGITVTTHEVYARGDTSASGQALKVIATNPDAVFIASAGTPAVLPQQALRERGYQGKIFQTHGVATQEFIKLGKDSVEGAIFAGEAFSIADDLAPEDPFRRANDAFVSAYQAANGDRPNIFAAHLWDTVTLLKGAIPGALKAAKPGTPEFRAALRDELERGKDVYLNNGLSTMSPTDHNGYDERSAFLIKVEGGKFRLVK from the coding sequence ATGAGAGCTGCGCTCACTGTGCTCGGCCTGGGCTTGACGATGGCGCTCGGCACGCCGGCGCAGGCCGACATCAAGGTCGGTATCGTGGTGTCCGCGACCGGCCCCGGCTCGGCGCTCGGACAGCCGCAGATCAAGGCGGTCGCTGCGCTGCCGAAGGAGATCGGCGGCGAGAAGATCGTCTACATCGCGCTCGACGACGAATCCGACAGCGTCAAGGGCCTGCAGAACGCGCGCCGGCTGGTGATCCAGGACGGCGTCGACGTCATCATCGGCTCGTCGCTGACGCCGGTCACGATGCCGATGCTCGACGTCGCGCTGGAGAGCCGGACGCCGTTATTGTCGCTCGCGGCCTCGACCGCGATCGTGCAGCCGATGGACGACAAGCGGAAATGGGCGTTCAAGGTCGTGCCCAACGACGACCTCATGGCCGCGGCGATGCTGAAATACATCGCCAGGAGCGGCGTCAAGACATTGGGCTTCATCGGGGTCTCCGACGGCTACGGCGAGGGCTACTATCAGGAGGTGACGAAGCTGGCGCCGAAGCTCGGCATCACCGTCACGACCCATGAGGTGTATGCGCGCGGTGACACCAGCGCGAGCGGTCAGGCGCTGAAGGTGATCGCGACCAATCCGGACGCGGTGTTCATCGCCTCAGCCGGCACGCCGGCGGTGCTGCCGCAGCAGGCGCTACGCGAGCGCGGCTATCAGGGTAAGATCTTCCAGACCCATGGCGTGGCGACACAGGAGTTCATCAAGCTCGGCAAGGACAGCGTCGAGGGCGCGATCTTCGCCGGCGAGGCGTTCTCGATCGCCGACGATCTCGCGCCCGAGGATCCGTTCCGCCGCGCCAACGACGCCTTCGTGTCGGCCTATCAGGCCGCCAACGGCGACAGGCCGAACATCTTCGCCGCACATCTCTGGGACACGGTGACGCTGTTGAAAGGCGCCATCCCCGGCGCGCTGAAGGCCGCCAAGCCGGGCACGCCCGAGTTCCGCGCCGCATTGCGCGACGAGCTTGAGCGCGGCAAGGACGTCTATCTCAACAACGGCCTCTCCACCATGAGCCCGACTGATCATAACGGCTATGATGAGCGCTCGGCGTTTCTGATCAAGGTCGAGGGCGGGAAATTCAGGCTGGTGAAGTAG
- a CDS encoding GMC family oxidoreductase: MDTFDYVIVGAGSAGCVIASRLSEDPSVTVCVLEAGPRDWHPYIHLPAGFIKTFYMKSINWGYQQEPGPYTAGRSIYAPRGKTLGGSSSINGHVYNRGQSQDFDTWAQLGNRGWSYSDVLPHFRRMEKRIGAGDEQYRGRDGSLHVTTMEWKDTLCEAFMDGAVSLGIPRNPDYNGAIQEGVSYVQRTIQNGRRVSSATAFLKPASKRPNVEIRTHAHATSIMLEGKRAVGVRYHRGGRGGVPVEVRARKEVILSGGTYNSPQLLQLSGIGAPELLQEHGIEVRHALKSVGEGLQDHYAPRTVARVKNIKTINELARGLNLWGEALKWAVTRKGILSLSPTMVYCFWHSGETAESSDLQLTFTPASYKEGVQGQLEDEPGMTVASWQQRPESRGYVRIRSADPFAPPLIQTNYLTAELDRRVIVAGMKLARRLLASAPLAPYYAYEDFPGPKVNSDDEFLAAATQRATTTFHPGCTCRMGPAESTWATVDDQLRVHGLQGLRIADASIMPRMISANLNAATLMIGDRAADLILGKVQAGERLSA; this comes from the coding sequence ATGGATACGTTCGATTATGTGATCGTGGGCGCCGGCTCCGCCGGCTGCGTGATCGCCAGCCGCCTCAGCGAGGACCCGTCGGTGACGGTGTGCGTGCTGGAAGCGGGTCCGCGCGACTGGCATCCCTACATCCATCTGCCGGCCGGCTTCATCAAGACATTCTACATGAAGAGCATCAATTGGGGCTACCAGCAGGAGCCGGGGCCCTACACAGCCGGCCGCAGCATCTACGCGCCGCGCGGCAAGACGCTCGGCGGCTCGTCCTCGATCAACGGCCACGTCTACAACCGCGGCCAGAGCCAGGATTTCGACACCTGGGCACAGCTGGGCAATCGCGGCTGGAGCTATTCCGACGTGCTGCCGCACTTCCGGCGCATGGAGAAGCGCATCGGCGCCGGCGACGAGCAGTATCGCGGCCGCGACGGCAGTCTTCATGTCACCACCATGGAGTGGAAGGACACGCTGTGCGAAGCCTTCATGGACGGCGCCGTGTCGCTCGGCATTCCGCGCAATCCCGACTACAACGGCGCCATCCAGGAAGGCGTCTCCTACGTCCAGCGCACCATCCAGAACGGCCGCCGCGTGTCCTCGGCGACGGCGTTCCTGAAGCCCGCCAGCAAGCGTCCGAACGTCGAGATCCGAACCCACGCGCATGCCACGAGCATCATGCTCGAAGGCAAGCGCGCTGTCGGCGTGCGCTATCACCGCGGCGGACGCGGCGGCGTGCCCGTCGAGGTGCGCGCGCGGAAAGAGGTCATCCTGTCCGGCGGCACCTACAACTCGCCGCAGCTGCTGCAGCTCTCCGGCATCGGCGCGCCCGAGCTGCTGCAGGAGCACGGCATCGAAGTGCGGCACGCGTTGAAGAGCGTCGGCGAGGGCCTGCAGGATCACTACGCGCCGCGCACGGTGGCGCGCGTCAAGAACATCAAGACCATCAACGAGCTCGCGCGCGGCCTCAATCTGTGGGGCGAGGCGCTGAAATGGGCGGTGACGCGCAAGGGCATCCTGTCGCTGTCGCCGACCATGGTCTACTGCTTCTGGCATTCCGGCGAGACCGCCGAGAGCTCCGATCTGCAGCTCACCTTCACGCCGGCGAGCTACAAGGAGGGCGTGCAGGGCCAACTCGAGGACGAGCCGGGCATGACGGTGGCGTCCTGGCAGCAGCGCCCGGAGAGCCGCGGCTACGTGCGCATCCGCTCCGCCGATCCGTTCGCGCCGCCGCTGATTCAGACCAACTACCTTACCGCCGAGCTCGACCGCCGCGTCATCGTCGCCGGTATGAAGCTGGCGCGCCGGCTGCTCGCCTCGGCCCCGCTCGCGCCATACTACGCGTATGAGGACTTCCCAGGTCCGAAGGTGAACAGCGACGACGAATTCCTCGCCGCCGCCACCCAACGCGCCACCACCACTTTCCATCCCGGCTGCACCTGCCGCATGGGACCGGCCGAGTCCACCTGGGCCACCGTCGACGACCAGCTCCGCGTCCACGGCCTGCAGGGCCTCCGCATCGCCGACGCCTCGATCATGCCGCGCATGATCTCGGCGAACCTCAACGCCGCCACGCTGATGATCGGCGACAGGGCGGCGGATCTGATTCTGGGCAAGGTGCAGGCGGGGGAGAGGTTGTCGGCCTAA
- a CDS encoding GNAT family N-acetyltransferase: MPFLEPVTLRGTHASLVPLSPDHHDALVEAVSDGELWTLWYTAVPKPETMAKEIERRLGLFATGHMLPFTVLDADGKVAGMTTYMNVDAANRRVEIGSTWYAKRVQRSALNTQCKRLLLAHAFEAMDCIAVEFRTHFFNHQSRRAIERLGAKQDGILRSHQIAPNGTLRDTVVYSITAAEWPTVKAHLDYQLHDKPR; this comes from the coding sequence ATGCCCTTTCTCGAACCGGTCACTCTGCGCGGCACGCACGCCAGCCTCGTGCCGCTCTCGCCAGACCACCACGACGCGCTGGTCGAGGCCGTCAGCGACGGCGAATTGTGGACTCTCTGGTACACCGCAGTTCCGAAACCTGAGACCATGGCCAAGGAGATCGAGCGCCGGCTCGGCCTGTTCGCCACGGGCCACATGCTGCCGTTCACGGTGCTCGACGCCGACGGCAAGGTCGCCGGCATGACCACCTACATGAACGTCGACGCCGCCAACCGCCGCGTCGAGATCGGCTCGACGTGGTATGCGAAGCGGGTGCAGCGCAGCGCGCTGAACACGCAGTGCAAGCGGCTGTTGCTGGCGCACGCCTTCGAGGCGATGGATTGCATCGCGGTCGAGTTCCGCACGCATTTCTTCAACCACCAGAGCCGCCGCGCCATCGAGCGGCTCGGCGCCAAGCAGGACGGCATCCTGCGCAGCCACCAGATCGCGCCGAACGGCACGCTGCGGGATACCGTCGTGTACAGCATCACCGCGGCGGAATGGCCGACCGTGAAGGCGCATCTCGATTATCAACTGCATGACAAGCCGCGCTGA
- a CDS encoding SMP-30/gluconolactonase/LRE family protein, with translation MSNMRVLATDLEFPEGPVVMPDGSVVLVEIRGRRLTRVHPDGRKEIVAQIPGGPNGAALGPDGKIYICNNGGFSWIPTGKMIMPGPQPEDYVGGSIQTVDLQSGKVETVVSHCGEHELRGPNDLVFDRHGGLWFSDLGKRRARDMDVGAFYYLKPGMSEIVEAVHGILPANGIGLSPDEKTVYIAETPTARLWAYDVPEPGTVKPRDVIYRGERGRPICGLGGYQMFDSLAVEANGNVCVATLVSGCISVIAPDGTLVEQVPTGDRVTTNIAFGGPELKTAYITLSGKGELVVMDWPRPGLPLNFLNK, from the coding sequence ATGTCCAACATGCGCGTGCTCGCCACCGATCTCGAATTCCCGGAAGGGCCGGTCGTGATGCCCGACGGCTCCGTGGTGCTGGTCGAGATCCGCGGGCGCCGGCTGACCCGGGTCCATCCCGACGGCCGCAAGGAGATCGTGGCGCAGATTCCCGGCGGCCCTAACGGCGCGGCCCTCGGACCCGACGGCAAGATCTACATCTGCAATAATGGCGGCTTCTCTTGGATTCCGACCGGCAAGATGATCATGCCGGGCCCGCAGCCCGAGGATTATGTTGGCGGCTCGATCCAAACAGTCGATCTGCAGAGCGGCAAGGTTGAGACCGTCGTCAGCCATTGCGGCGAGCACGAGCTACGCGGGCCCAACGACCTCGTGTTCGACCGCCACGGCGGGTTGTGGTTCTCCGACCTCGGCAAGCGCCGCGCCCGCGACATGGATGTCGGCGCGTTCTATTATCTCAAGCCGGGCATGAGTGAGATCGTCGAGGCCGTGCACGGCATTCTGCCGGCTAACGGCATCGGCCTGTCGCCCGATGAGAAGACGGTCTATATCGCGGAGACGCCGACCGCGCGGCTGTGGGCCTACGACGTGCCGGAGCCCGGCACGGTGAAGCCGCGCGACGTGATCTATCGCGGCGAGCGCGGCCGGCCGATCTGTGGCCTGGGCGGCTACCAGATGTTCGATTCGCTCGCGGTCGAAGCCAACGGCAATGTCTGCGTCGCGACGCTGGTGTCCGGCTGCATCAGCGTGATCGCGCCCGACGGCACCTTGGTCGAGCAGGTCCCGACCGGCGACCGCGTCACCACCAACATCGCCTTCGGCGGCCCGGAGCTGAAGACGGCCTACATCACGCTGTCGGGCAAGGGCGAACTGGTGGTCATGGACTGGCCCCGCCCGGGGTTGCCGCTGAATTTTCTGAACAAGTGA
- a CDS encoding AraC family transcriptional regulator — MSTNPAQKALWYIESHLSSPLSLDEIAHVAGVSRFHIVRAFAAATGLSVMRYVRLRRLSEAARELANGAPDILSVALAADYGSHEAFTRAFRDQFGVTPESVRAAARLDGLALQEPILMDQTLLDDCPAPRFVTSEPLLVAGLGERVSVDNGAGIPMLWRRFNAITHEVPARRGTVAYGVCCNGDDAGNFDYVAGVEVADFSDLPRTFSRVRVPPATFAVFTHAGHISSIRRTVHTIWNRWLPQSGYAVADAPNFERYDQRFDPLSGHGGLEIWLPLIR, encoded by the coding sequence GTGTCCACCAACCCGGCTCAGAAGGCGCTCTGGTACATCGAGAGTCATCTGTCGTCGCCGCTGTCGCTCGATGAGATCGCTCATGTCGCCGGCGTGTCGCGCTTTCACATCGTGCGTGCCTTCGCAGCCGCGACCGGCCTCTCGGTCATGCGCTATGTCCGGCTGCGCCGTCTCAGCGAGGCAGCGCGTGAGCTCGCGAATGGTGCGCCCGACATCCTCAGTGTGGCTCTGGCGGCGGACTATGGCTCCCACGAAGCCTTCACCCGCGCGTTTCGCGATCAGTTCGGCGTCACGCCGGAGTCGGTCCGCGCCGCCGCGCGCCTCGATGGCCTCGCACTGCAGGAGCCCATTCTCATGGACCAGACGCTGCTCGATGATTGTCCCGCCCCGCGCTTCGTCACGTCGGAGCCGCTGCTCGTCGCCGGCCTCGGCGAGCGCGTCAGCGTCGACAATGGTGCCGGAATTCCGATGTTGTGGCGCCGCTTCAACGCGATCACGCACGAGGTTCCAGCACGGCGCGGAACAGTCGCCTATGGGGTCTGCTGCAACGGCGACGATGCCGGTAATTTCGACTACGTCGCCGGCGTCGAGGTGGCCGACTTCTCCGATCTGCCGCGGACTTTCAGCCGCGTTCGCGTGCCGCCGGCGACATTCGCCGTGTTCACCCATGCCGGCCACATTTCGTCGATTCGCCGCACCGTGCATACGATCTGGAATCGCTGGCTGCCGCAGTCCGGCTATGCGGTCGCCGATGCGCCGAACTTTGAGCGCTACGATCAGCGGTTCGATCCACTCTCGGGCCATGGCGGCCTGGAGATCTGGTTGCCGTTGATTCGCTGA
- a CDS encoding cupin domain-containing protein → MNQHAVVTKFSHVKPEDTDYKGGGLRDFFLYRDLGIADATGGQVICHLVKANPDCPPVDGTGWHRHDCDFQIVIMMKGWARFMYEDKPTLVKAGDVVHQRPGIVHYLYDYSPDMEYMEIVSPADFKTVEMPPATDKVPPVTPWA, encoded by the coding sequence ATGAACCAGCATGCAGTGGTGACCAAATTCTCGCACGTGAAGCCCGAAGACACCGACTACAAGGGCGGTGGCTTGCGTGACTTCTTCCTCTATCGCGATCTCGGCATTGCCGACGCCACCGGCGGCCAGGTGATCTGCCACCTCGTCAAGGCCAATCCGGATTGTCCGCCGGTCGACGGCACCGGCTGGCACCGTCACGATTGCGACTTCCAGATCGTCATCATGATGAAGGGATGGGCGCGCTTCATGTACGAGGACAAGCCGACCTTGGTGAAGGCCGGTGATGTCGTGCATCAGCGGCCCGGCATCGTGCACTATCTCTACGATTATTCCCCTGACATGGAATATATGGAAATCGTCAGCCCGGCCGATTTCAAGACCGTCGAGATGCCGCCGGCCACCGACAAGGTGCCGCCGGTGACGCCCTGGGCTTGA
- a CDS encoding glutathione S-transferase family protein, which yields MTKATLTISSKNYSSWSLRGWLLAKFAGLDFDELVVGPDDASARAEILLLSSSILVPCLRHDGATIWDTLAIGEYLNETFPHAGLLPSDRIARAHCRSISGEIHSGFTTLRASLPVNLKGHFPGFKVWTRAQADIDRIWAIWRDCLDKSGGPFLFGQQRGMADAMYAPVVTRFVTYDVKLEPRLKAYADLIMAMPEMQEWITAAKAEPEEIEELEVEY from the coding sequence ATGACCAAAGCGACGTTGACGATCAGCAGCAAGAATTACTCGTCATGGTCGCTGCGCGGCTGGCTGCTCGCCAAATTTGCCGGGCTCGATTTCGACGAGCTGGTCGTCGGCCCGGACGATGCGTCCGCGCGCGCCGAGATCCTGCTGTTGTCATCGTCGATCCTGGTGCCCTGCCTGCGGCACGACGGCGCGACGATCTGGGATACGCTGGCGATCGGCGAGTATCTCAACGAGACCTTTCCGCACGCCGGTCTGCTGCCTTCTGATCGCATCGCGCGCGCGCATTGCCGCTCGATCTCCGGTGAAATCCACTCCGGCTTCACCACCTTGCGCGCATCGCTGCCGGTCAACCTCAAGGGCCATTTTCCTGGCTTCAAGGTGTGGACCCGCGCCCAGGCCGACATCGACCGCATCTGGGCGATCTGGCGTGACTGCCTCGACAAATCGGGCGGGCCATTTCTGTTCGGACAGCAGCGCGGCATGGCGGATGCGATGTACGCCCCGGTGGTGACGCGCTTCGTGACCTATGACGTCAAGCTCGAGCCCCGGCTCAAGGCCTACGCCGACCTGATCATGGCGATGCCCGAGATGCAGGAATGGATCACGGCGGCCAAGGCCGAGCCCGAGGAGATCGAGGAGCTCGAGGTCGAGTATTAG